In Colletotrichum destructivum chromosome 1, complete sequence, the sequence GCGGATGGCATCTGTGCCCCGGGAATGAGATCCAACATAAACAGGCCTAcagcttggccttctcgatcCTCTCCTGTTCCGCCCAGGCCTTGTTGATGCGAATATTCTGCCAGAACTGCCACGCccccagggcggcggctgccgGAGGACATGCCAGGAGCAGCCAACTCCACCAAACGGGACTCGATGCCTGAACTTGGCGGATGGCCTCGCGTATGTCCTTTCTCAGGTCCTCCTTGGAGCCGTCGTTCCAGAGCACGACGCCCTTGCCAGGGCCTCGGGCCTCGCACCTCCTCGCCTTGAGCCTCACATCCGTTTGGCTCAGCACGCGGTTTTCGGCATCCTCGCGGCTGAGGTGAGGGTCGCGTGCCATGAGACGCTGCATCTGCACCTCTGGgtccttgacggcgacgacgaacacGGTGCCGCAGAGGCGATCAAGCCCGCTCTCGAACAGCAGGGGGACGTCAAGTAGGACGGCCCAATGACCGGTGATGTAGGCGCGGAAGATGGCCTTGTACATTTCGGCACGAACGGCCGGGTGGACAATGCCGTTAAGGACGGAGCGGTCGCGCTTGAGCTCTTCCGTGTCGCCGAAGACGCGCCTGCCGAGGGCGGGCCGGTTGAGGGGTCGTCCCTTCCCGTCGGGCCCGGCCTCGGGCATGGTGTCAGAGGCCGGGACGAGGAGTTCCGGGGTGGTGGGGAGAAAGTGCTTCACGATGGCGGCATAGCCATTTGTCCCCGGCTCGACGACTTTCCTCGCGAGGAgatcggcgtcgacgagggggATGGAGTAGGGGGGACTGGAGAGCACGGACGAAACGGTGGACTTGCCCGTTGCGATGGAGCCTGTTAGACCGATAAAGAGCATCTTGCGGATGTGCGGTTGTCCTCGTTCTGGTACCTGTCTTGGGCTGGTCCTATTTTTTTGTTTGTTTATCAGGCTGGACGTGTTCTATGTGGATTGAGATGTGGCTGATAGTCTTTATCCGGCGTTGTGGTAAAGGGAGTGGACTGATGAGAATGAGACAGAAGTGTTgcgaggtgaggtgaggaAAGGTGAGGTAAGGTACATCCGGCCAATTGACGTGCTCAGCGCTTCAGCCAATTGCGGTTAAAGCGAAAGATCTCCTTCTTGGGTGGCGGTGGTATGTATTATTGTTGTCGCACTCGGCTCCAAGTCAATTCAGTACGTCGAACAGGCTACTATCGACTTATTCCAGAGTGTGGATGGAACAAACCCAGATGCACCATGGCCATGGTGGAAAAGCACGGCAGAAAACACAGAGCTGACATGCCCAGCTGACACTAAACACATTGAGTATGCTGTAGT encodes:
- a CDS encoding Putative dephospho-CoA kinase, P-loop containing nucleoside triphosphate hydrolase, which produces MLFIGLTGSIATGKSTVSSVLSSPPYSIPLVDADLLARKVVEPGTNGYAAIVKHFLPTTPELLVPASDTMPEAGPDGKGRPLNRPALGRRVFGDTEELKRDRSVLNGIVHPAVRAEMYKAIFRAYITGHWAVLLDVPLLFESGLDRLCGTVFVVAVKDPEVQMQRLMARDPHLSREDAENRVLSQTDVRLKARRCEARGPGKGVVLWNDGSKEDLRKDIREAIRQVQASSPVWWSWLLLACPPAAAALGAWQFWQNIRINKAWAEQERIEKAKL